From the Limanda limanda chromosome 2, fLimLim1.1, whole genome shotgun sequence genome, one window contains:
- the LOC133018418 gene encoding stromal interaction molecule 2-like, producing MLPLSPLLLLFLPAAIFVAAQGAGDLQGFSLPDPCMGMTPSCMSEADRYSLEALRIVHHMMDDDQDGGIEVEESMEFIIEDMKQQQTHKHNNLHREDQHITVEELWRGWKSSEVHNWTQDEVLRWLKDFVELPQYERNFKDFKVNGNTLPRIAANEPSFLSVQLRVLDQRDKQKLNIKALDVVLFGPPARPHNYMKDLVLIVSVVMGVGGCWFAQSQNKASKVHITKMMKDLDSLQRAEQSLTDLQEQLERAQEEKRNVAEEKQNLEEKMRDEIMGAQEEAYRLHELRQGAVTELSRLRYAEEELEQVRGALKQAEKDMHASWSVSELLQQWLQLTHEVEVQYYNVKKQSAEQQLCVAKEEAEKIKKKRSSLLGTLHVAHSSSLDQVDHKILQAKNALFEVTACLRERLHRWQQIERLCGFSIIRNSGLANLTAQLYSDSIALGMPRVLQPPCSCHSSVHGSLEDLLEESPILPQMTVAPMKRSPRTQGSTMCRPRRSCVITQPPTAMNSPDPDLLIPIRAPYPRFEEEESLLRKTLKKQNSQEKYSDTDYMISPPLSKMYHNPTVDGSSQRLYHDETELLADPSISKTLSREVEAVVPVRKVSTEELEVDVVCRKMGKDKLLDSSLESLKMSKEESSKDIPSWKVERDAIGDFIDPSSRNIYRDISDLPMDVRKIIWNELEASTDKQPPRRISRGMMGASFDSSLRKITQDDAEHPFDIVTRRVTRNSMCISLDTGSRKLLWNKGECQLDSSLKALAMDKMVETTRAPRRISRDEVEHCTDLASQKMLSREKLDAHMDTTILDQDFGLEPANRRMLRDESDLSAGSLRRRIPRMARDNSFVENPAGEIWDRVDVPVDTPKHSTLKEEFGASESSSSSGRFGQPDLMLTSQGPWASSDLFNAGPLSQLVYDGILEKSCISPTPPQARLPADMEPPKPPPRVAIPSLSSPSETGEEKIKEKEKSKKSMKLKSLFKKKSDSTTEKPQSGLQKL from the exons ATGCTGCCTCTGTcgcctctgctgctcctcttcctccccgcTGCGATCTTTGTGGCCGCGCAAGGCGCCGGGGACCTGCAGGGCTTCAGCCTCCCCG ACCCCTGCATGGGGATGACCCCATCGTGTATGAGCGAGGCCGATCGCTACAGCCTGGAGGCCCTGAGGATCGTACATCACATGATGGATGATGACCAGGATGGGGGAATCGAGGTGGAGGAGAGTATGGAG TTCATCATCGAAGacatgaagcagcagcagacccacaaacacaacaacctgcACCGAGAGGACCAACACATCACGGTTGAGGAGCTCTGGAGGGGCTGGAAGTCatctgaag TACACAACTGGACTCAGGATGAGGTGCTTCGCTGGCTGAAGGACTTTGTTGAGCTGCCGCAGTATGAGAGAAACTTTAAAGACTTCAAGGTCAATGGAAACACACTCCCCAG GATCGCTGCTAATGAGCCTTCATTCCTGAGCGTCCAGCTGAGAGTTCTGGACCAGAGGGACAAACAGAAGCTCAACATCAAAGCTCTGGACGTGGTGCTGTTCGGACCGCCTGCAC GTCCTCATAATTACATGAAGGACCTGGTCCTCATTGTGTCGGTGGTGATGGGAGTTGGAGGCTGCTGGTTTGCACAGTCCCAGAACAAAGCCAGTAAAGTCCACATAACCAAGATGATGAAAGATCTGGATAGTCTTCAGAGGGCTGAGCAGAGCCTCACAGACTTACAGGAACA GCTGGAGCGAGCCCAAGAAGAGAAGCGTAATGTTGCGGAGGAGAAACagaacctggaggagaagatgagggaTGAGATCATGGGAGCACAGGAGGAGGCTTATCGTCTGCATGAGCTGAGGCAGGGGGCTGTCACTGAGCTCAGCCGCCTGCGCTATGCAGAGGAAGAGCTGGAACAG GTCCGTGGGGCACTGAAGCAGGCGGAGAAGGACATGCATGCAAGCTGGAGTGTCTCAGAGCTTCTGCAGCAGTGGCTCCAGCTAACCCATGAAGTAGAGGTCCAGTACTACAATGTCAAGAAGCAGAGTGCAGAACAGCAACTCTGCGTCGCCAAGGAAGAG GCGGAGAAGATTAAGAAGAAGAGGAGTTCACTGCTGGGGACTCTCCATGTGGCCCACAGCTCCTCTTTAGATCAGGTCGACCACAAGATCCTGCAAGCAAA GAATGCCTTGTTCGAAGTAACAGCCTGCCTGCGGGAGCGACTCCATCGCTGGCAGCAGATTGAACGACTTTGCGGCTTTTCCATAATCAGGAATTCTGGTCTCGCAAACCTCACTGCTCAGCTCTACTCAGACTCAATTGCCCTGGGTATGCCCCGAGTGCTTCAGCCTCCTTGTTCATGCCATAGCTCTGTACATGGATCTTTAGAGGATCTGTTAGAAGAATCTCCAATCTTACCACAGATGACAG TTGCACCAATGAAGCGCTCTCCTCGAACACAGGGATCTACCATGTGTCGGCCACGTCGGTCCTGTGTCATTACTCAGCCACCAACTGCCATGAACTCCCCAGACCCTGACCTTCTCATCCCCATCCGAGCTCCTTACCCTCGCTTTGAGGAGGAAGAAAGCCTTCTCCGGAAAACGCTCAAGAAACA AAACTCCCAGGAGAAGTACTCAGACACAGACTACatgatttctcctcctctcagcaaAATGTACCATAATCCCACTGTTGATGGTTCCTCTCAAAGGCTTTATCATGATGAAACTGAGCTACTTGCAGATCCCTCAATTTCAAAGACTTTAAGTAGAGAAGTAGAGGCTGTTGTTCCAGTTCGTAAAGTTTCCACAGAAGAGCTTGAGGTAGATGTTGTCTGCAGGAAGATGGGGAAAGACAAATTGCTGGATTCGTCTTTGGAATCTTTGAAGATGTCTAAAGAAGAGTCTTCAAAAGATATTCCATCCTGGAAAGTAGAGAGAGATGCAATAGGGGATTTTATTGACCCTTCTTCAAGGAATATATACAGAGATATAAGTGATTTACCAATGGATGTTAGAAAGATCATTTGGAATGAATTAGAGGCATCAACAGATAAACAGCCACCGAGGAGGATATCCAGAGGTATGATGGGGGCTTCATTTGACAGCAGCTTAAGAAAGATAACACAAGATGATGCTGAGCATCCGTTTGACATAGTAACCAGAAGAGTGACAAGAAATTCAATGTGCATTTCCCTAGACACAGGTTCAAGAAAGCTTCTGTGGAATAAAGGAGAATGTCAGCTTGATTCCTCACTCAAGGCATTAGCAATGGACAAAATGGTCGAGACAACCAGAGCACCACGAAGGATCTCACGAGATGAGGTGGAGCATTGTACAGATCTTGCTTCCCAAAAGATGCTTTCTAGAGAGAAACTTGATGCCCATATGGATACCACAATCCTCGACCAAGACTTTGGTTTAGAACCAGCAAACCGGAGGATGCTGAGAGATGAATCTGACCTGTCTGCTGGTTCTCTCAGACGGAGAATACCAAGAATGGCAAGAGATAACAGTTTCGTTGAAAATCCAGCTGGAGAAATCTGGGATAGAGTCGATGTCCCAGTAGACACACCTAAACACTCAACCCTGAAGGAGGAGTTTGGAGCATCTGAATCAAGTTCATCTTCAGGTAGATTTGGACAGCCAGACCTTATGTTAACCTCTCAGGGGCCTTGGGCATCATCAGATCTTTTCAACGCTGGTCCGTTGAGCCAGCTCGTGTATGACGGAATCCTTGAGAAGTCCTGCATCTCCCCAACTCCTCCTCAGGCCAGGCTGCCAGCCGACATGGAGCCCCCTAAGCCACCACCGAGGGTCGCCATTCCATCTCTCAGTTCCCCTTCTGAGACTGGAGAAGAGAAGAtcaaggagaaagaaaagagcaagAAATCCATGAAGCTCAAAagtctttttaaaaagaaaagtgattCAACAACAGAGAAGCCTCAAAGTGGTCTTCAGAAACTTTGA